GGCGATGTCGTAATCGCTGCCCTGATTGGCGCTGCCGTCGGCGCGAGAACCGTACAACAGCACCGTGTGCAGCCGCTCGTCGCGCGCCAGCTCGGCGACGATGCGCGGCATCAAATCGGTAAACATCATTCGCTCTCCTGGCGCTGTCCAACAGACGAGCATACCACCAATGCCGAAGCCATAATCCGCCGGCCATCTCTGCCGTCCGGACGCGACAAAGCCCGCCGAGGCGGGCTTGTTTCTCATATCAGCATCGGCGGCTCAGGCCGTCAGACCCAGCTTCTCCGGCAGCATGCGCAGCGCCTCGGCGTTGGATGGCGAGAACGCCAGCTCGGCGGCTTCGTTCCAGGGCAGCCAACGGTAGCCCAGGTGCTCGCGCGGCGCCAGCGCCACTTCGCATGGCACATCCAGCAGCAGGCCGAACACGTGCTCGTCGTTGTGGGTGACGCCTTCCGGGTAACGGTGCCGCCAGTGCTCGTAGATTTCATAGCGGTTGACGATGTGCCAGTCGCTAAGCGCGAAGCGGGACGCGTCCAGGCCGGTTTCCTCAGCCACCTCGCGCCGGGCGGTGTCCAGCAGATTTTCGTCGCCCTCGCGGCTGCCGGTCACCGATTGCCAATAGCCGGGCTTGTCCGCCCGCTCCATCAGTAAGGCCCGGCCGTCTCGACTATGGATCACCACCAGCACCGACACCGGCTGCTTGCTGCCCATCTAGACCTTGCCTCCCTGCGCGCCGGGCGCGGCCAGCATGCCGGCCAGTTCCACCGCGGATTTGACGCCCATTTTCTCGAACACCCGCGAACGGTGCACTTCCACCGTCTTCATGCTGATGCACAACTCCTCGGCGATCTGCTTGTTCAGCTTGCCGGCCAGGATCAGCTGCATCACCTCGCGCTCGCGTTCGGTCAACAGCGCCAGCGCCGCCGACACCTTGCGCTGCAGGCTGTGCCGCAAGCGGTTCTGCTCGTCCAGCGCCACCGCCGCCGCCGCGCGCTCCAGCAGATGCACGTCGTCGAAAGGCTTCTCGATGAAGTCGAGCGCGCCAAGCTTCAGCGCCGCCACCGCGTGCGGCACGTCGCCGTGGGCAGTCAACATGATCACCGGCGGGCAGTACGGCCAATGCGCCAGCTTCTCCAGCAACACGATGCCGCTGATGCCGGACAACCTCAAATCCAGCACGATGCCATTGTATTCGGCCGCGCCCGCGTCGGCCAGAAAGGCTTCGCCGCTGTCGAAACCGTCCGCGCGGTAACCCTGTCCGTCCAGCAGCCACACCAGCGACTGCCTGACCGCCTCGTCGTCGTCAATGATGGCCAGCCGTTTCGCGCTCATGCCGCCTCCTCAGCCTTGGGCCGGCTTGTCGCCGATGATGCGCACTTCCCGCTGCGGGAACGGGATGTCGATATTATGCTGCTTGAACAAGCGCCA
This genomic window from Chromobacterium phragmitis contains:
- the nudB gene encoding dihydroneopterin triphosphate diphosphatase translates to MGSKQPVSVLVVIHSRDGRALLMERADKPGYWQSVTGSREGDENLLDTARREVAEETGLDASRFALSDWHIVNRYEIYEHWRHRYPEGVTHNDEHVFGLLLDVPCEVALAPREHLGYRWLPWNEAAELAFSPSNAEALRMLPEKLGLTA
- a CDS encoding response regulator transcription factor; translation: MSAKRLAIIDDDEAVRQSLVWLLDGQGYRADGFDSGEAFLADAGAAEYNGIVLDLRLSGISGIVLLEKLAHWPYCPPVIMLTAHGDVPHAVAALKLGALDFIEKPFDDVHLLERAAAAVALDEQNRLRHSLQRKVSAALALLTEREREVMQLILAGKLNKQIAEELCISMKTVEVHRSRVFEKMGVKSAVELAGMLAAPGAQGGKV